In Equus caballus isolate H_3958 breed thoroughbred chromosome 7, TB-T2T, whole genome shotgun sequence, one DNA window encodes the following:
- the OR51L25 gene encoding olfactory receptor family 51 subfamily L member 25 has protein sequence MATLNSSNSLSSTFYLTGIPGYEEFHHWISIPFCLLYLGGIMGNCTILHIVRRDPRLHEPMYYFLAMLSLTDMGMSIPTMLSLFRVLWSISREIQFNICVVQMFFIHTFSFTESSVLLAMALDRYVAICHPLRYVTILTPRLTTKIGIAAFLRSALPMIPLLARLPFFPFCHSHILSHSYCLHQDIICLACADTKFNVIYGMIVITMLWGMDSLGIFVSYVFIFHSVLKISSREGRFKSLNTCASHICAVLILYVPMIGLSIIHRFGKHSSPLSLILMGHIYLLVPPVLNPIIYSVKTKQIRQGVLHLFLPQKISSAVI, from the coding sequence ATGGCAACCTTGAACTCCAGCAATTCCCTGTCTTCCACATTCTATCTCACAGGTATCCCTGGATATGAGGAATTTCACCACTGGATTTCCATCCCATTCTGTCTCCTCTACCTGGGTGGAATAATGGGTAACTGCACCATCCTGCATATCGTGCGGAGAGACCCCAGGCTCCATGAGCCCATGTACTACTTCCTGGCCATGCTTTCTCTCACTGACATGGGCATGTCCATTCCCACAATGTTATCACTTTTCAGGGTGTTGTGGTCCATTTCCAGGGAGATCCAGTTCAACATCTGTGTGGTCCAAATGTTTTTCATTCACACTTTCTCCTTCACTGAATCATCTGTGCTGTTGGCCATGGCCcttgaccgctatgtggccatctgccaccctCTGAGATATGTGACCATTCTCACCCCAAGACTTACCACTAAAATTGGAATTGCAGCTTTTCTTAGGAGTGCCTTACCCATGATTCCACTTCTGGCTCGGCTGcccttctttcccttctgccaCTCCCACATCCTTTCTCATTCCTATTGTCTGCACCAAGACATTATTTGCCTTGCCTGTGCTGACACCAAGTTTAATGTTATATACGGGATGATCGTGATCACTATGCTGTGGGGCATGGACTCTCTgggtatttttgtttcttatgtGTTCATCTTTCACTCAGTATTAAAGATTTCATCTCGTGAGGGGAGATTTAAGTCCCTCAACACATGTGCATCCCATATCTGTGCTGTCCTCATTCTATATGTGCCTATGATTGGGCTATCTATCATCCATCGTTTTGGCAAACACTCTTCCCCACTCAGTCTCATCCTCATGGGTCATATCTACTTATTAGTTCCACCTGTGCTCAACCCAATCATCTATAGTGTGAAGACTAAGCAGATACGCCAAGGAGTTCTCCACCTTTTTCTCCCACAAAAGATCAGTTCTGCTGTGATATAG
- the OR51L4 gene encoding olfactory receptor family 51 subfamily L member 4, whose translation MATLNSSNSLSSTFYLTGIPGYEEFHHWISIPFCLLYLGGIMGNCTILHIVRTDPRLHEPMYYFLAMLSLTDMGMSMPTMISLFRVLWSISREIQFNICVVQMFFIHTFSFTESSVLLAMALDRYVAICHPLRYVTILTPRLITKIGIAALLRNAFAVIPLLARLPFFPFCHSHILSHSYCLHQDIIRLACADTKFNIIYGMIVITMLWGMDSLGIFVSYVFILHSVLKISSREGRFKSLNTCASHICAVLILYVPMIGLSIIHRFGKHSSPLSLILMGHIYLLVPPVLNPIIYSVKTKQIRQGILHLLLPPKITRAVM comes from the coding sequence ATGGCAACGTTAAACTCCAGCAATTCCCTGTCCTCCACATTCTATCTCACAGGTATCCCTGGATATGAGGAATTTCACCACTGGATTTCCATCCCATTCTGTCTCCTCTACCTGGGTGGAATAATGGGTAACTGCACCATCCTGCATATCGTGCGGACAGACCCCAGGCTCCATGAGCCCATGTACTACTTCCTGGCCATGCTTTCTCTCACTGACATGGGCATGTCTATGCCCACAATGATATCACTCTTCAGGGTGTTGTGGTCCATTTCCAGGGAGATCCAGTTCAACATCTGTGTGGTCCAAATGTTTTTCATTCACACTTTCTCCTTCACTGAATCATCTGTGCTGTTGGCCATGGCCcttgaccgctatgtggccatctgccaccctCTGAGATATGTGACCATTCTCACCCCAAGACTTATCACTAAAATTGGAATTGCAGCTCTTCTTAGGAATGCCTTTGCAGTGATTCCACTTCTGGCCCGGCTGcccttctttcccttctgccaCTCCCACATCCTTTCTCATTCCTATTGTCTGCACCAAGACATTATTCGCCTTGCCTGTGCTGATACcaaatttaatattatatatggGATGATTGTGATCACTATGCTGTGGGGCATGGACTCTCTgggtatttttgtttcttatgtGTTCATCCTTCACTCAGTATTAAAGATTTCATCTCGTGAGGGGAGATTTAAGTCCCTCAACACATGTGCATCCCATATCTGTGCTGTCCTCATTCTATATGTGCCTATGATTGGGCTATCTATCATCCATCGTTTTGGCAAACACTCTTCCCCACTCAGTCTCATCCTCATGGGTCATATCTACTTATTAGTTCCACCTGTGCTCAACCCAATCATCTATAGTGTGAAGACTAAGCAGATACGCCAAGGAATTCTCCACCTGCTTCTCCCCCCAAAAATCACTCGTGCTGTGATGTAA